A DNA window from Nitrospira sp. contains the following coding sequences:
- a CDS encoding Putative Sulfite reductase, contains SirA-like domain (Modular protein) (Evidence 3 : Putative function from multiple computational evidences; MaGe:77310946): protein MSPQDQLIVPEIKTSPIPPALLEEIETFEAEALRTMAGEVSTDLFRPFRLQYGIYGQRQPGVQMVRIKIPFGGISANQLRRVAELADRHATAVGHVTTRQDIQLHFVELKDVPAIMRGLAEVGLTTREACANTVRNVTACHLAGVCQGEVFDVTPYAKTVAYHLLRNPLNQSLPRKFKIALSGCKQDCALTPIHDIGLLAAKRADGTIGFRMVAGGGLGSAPRMAQVLREFTPMEELLPSIEAVIKVFDTLGNRKNRNKARMKFVIEKLGFDEFKRRWEAAYESMGYAKPSHEPLALLTYADEPTPLIMPTRNGSGHSSSNGNGVNHGIGHETPFEMWRRTNVVKQRQPGYVTAAIKLFMGDLTSEQMLCVSDLAERYANGNIRTTINQNMVIRWIPESQVESLYNELSVAGLSDPGAELVEDIIACPGTDTCGLGITSSKGLARALAEVFPAGRVPEDLSDVSVKISGCHNSCAQHHISTIGLHGVGKRLGEHVAPHYELHLGGQVDGTPKIGQMTVKLPAKAVPAALSHLVEVYRRDRLPKENLSAFIARAGKSKLKDELIPYTIVPAYQDDPTFYYDWEGEAEFILEDLGPGECAGGALEMIENGILEADQELYQAKLLVENHQYSVSVNKSYRAVLAAAKAMLVTEGLEPSTDAETFMEFDSRIAKKGVVPAQYRDLTKKVGDLGPKDTTAESAREKMAFAKGFVDACRAATDQMGKDLKLAPVQEPAVSAKETVVAAPVAPAAPAPTGAPVYDLRGVACPMNYVKTKLKLEMMDAGEKLEVWLDAGEPIKNVPMSLKNDGHLVLLQEALEPEAAHYRVLVEKVEG, encoded by the coding sequence ATGAGTCCCCAAGATCAGCTGATCGTGCCGGAAATTAAAACATCGCCGATTCCTCCGGCACTGCTTGAGGAAATAGAAACGTTTGAAGCGGAAGCTCTGCGCACGATGGCAGGAGAAGTGTCAACTGACCTGTTCAGACCATTCCGGCTGCAATATGGCATCTATGGCCAGCGTCAGCCAGGCGTGCAGATGGTCCGGATCAAGATTCCGTTCGGAGGCATCTCGGCCAATCAGCTTCGGCGAGTCGCGGAGCTGGCAGATCGCCATGCCACTGCGGTCGGGCATGTGACCACACGCCAGGATATCCAGCTGCACTTTGTGGAATTGAAAGACGTGCCGGCCATCATGCGCGGCCTGGCCGAGGTGGGGCTTACCACGCGGGAAGCCTGCGCCAATACCGTCCGCAATGTGACAGCCTGCCATCTGGCCGGAGTCTGCCAGGGCGAAGTCTTCGACGTGACGCCCTATGCGAAGACCGTCGCCTATCACTTGCTGCGGAATCCCTTGAATCAAAGTCTGCCGAGAAAATTCAAGATCGCGCTTTCCGGCTGCAAGCAGGATTGCGCGCTGACTCCGATCCATGACATCGGACTGCTCGCAGCCAAGCGGGCCGATGGCACCATTGGGTTTCGCATGGTGGCGGGTGGCGGCTTGGGTTCGGCCCCGCGTATGGCGCAGGTCCTGCGTGAATTTACGCCGATGGAAGAATTGCTGCCGAGTATTGAGGCCGTCATTAAGGTGTTCGATACGCTGGGGAACCGGAAGAACCGGAACAAAGCTCGCATGAAGTTTGTGATCGAGAAGCTGGGGTTCGATGAATTCAAGCGCCGCTGGGAAGCCGCCTATGAGTCGATGGGCTATGCGAAACCGTCGCATGAGCCGCTCGCGCTGCTCACCTATGCGGACGAGCCGACTCCACTGATCATGCCGACACGCAACGGTTCCGGGCACTCATCGTCAAACGGTAACGGGGTCAATCACGGCATCGGGCATGAAACGCCGTTTGAAATGTGGAGGCGGACGAATGTCGTCAAGCAGAGACAGCCCGGCTATGTCACGGCGGCGATCAAGCTCTTCATGGGCGATCTGACTTCTGAACAGATGCTTTGCGTATCGGATCTTGCCGAACGGTATGCCAACGGGAATATTCGCACCACCATCAATCAGAACATGGTGATCCGGTGGATTCCCGAGTCGCAGGTCGAATCGCTTTACAATGAGTTGTCGGTCGCTGGCCTGTCCGATCCAGGTGCAGAGTTGGTGGAAGATATTATCGCCTGCCCAGGGACCGATACCTGCGGCTTGGGGATCACCTCATCAAAGGGGCTGGCCCGGGCCTTGGCCGAAGTCTTTCCGGCCGGCCGGGTTCCCGAAGACCTGTCGGATGTGAGCGTGAAGATCAGCGGCTGCCATAATTCCTGTGCGCAACACCATATCTCGACGATCGGGTTGCATGGCGTCGGGAAACGGTTGGGCGAACACGTCGCGCCCCATTATGAGTTGCATCTGGGCGGACAAGTCGATGGCACCCCGAAGATCGGGCAGATGACGGTCAAATTGCCGGCGAAGGCAGTGCCGGCCGCACTCTCGCATCTCGTCGAGGTGTACCGGCGGGATCGATTGCCGAAAGAAAACCTGTCGGCGTTTATTGCGCGCGCGGGCAAAAGCAAGCTCAAGGACGAACTGATCCCCTATACCATTGTTCCGGCTTATCAAGACGATCCCACTTTCTATTACGACTGGGAAGGCGAGGCCGAATTCATTCTCGAGGATTTGGGCCCCGGCGAGTGCGCCGGCGGCGCGTTGGAGATGATCGAAAACGGCATTCTCGAAGCGGACCAGGAGCTCTATCAGGCCAAGTTGCTCGTCGAGAACCATCAGTACTCCGTGTCGGTGAACAAATCCTATCGCGCAGTATTGGCGGCAGCTAAAGCGATGCTGGTGACAGAGGGGCTCGAACCCTCGACCGACGCAGAAACATTTATGGAGTTCGATAGTCGGATTGCCAAGAAGGGCGTCGTTCCCGCGCAGTACAGAGATCTCACTAAAAAAGTGGGCGATCTCGGGCCGAAGGATACAACCGCGGAATCGGCCCGTGAAAAGATGGCGTTTGCAAAGGGGTTCGTCGATGCCTGTCGCGCGGCGACCGACCAGATGGGGAAAGATCTCAAGCTCGCGCCGGTCCAGGAACCGGCGGTTTCGGCGAAGGAAACGGTCGTGGCCGCACCGGTTGCGCCAGCCGCTCCTGCGCCAACGGGCGCGCCGGTCTACGATCTTCGCGGCGTTGCCTGTCCGATGAATTATGTGAAGACGAAGCTCAAACTCGAAATGATGGATGCGGGTGAGAAACTGGAAGTCTGGCTGGACGCCGGCGAACCGATTAAGAACGTGCCGATGAGTTTGAAGAACGATGGTCATCTTGTCCTCCTCCAGGAAGCGCTGGAGCCGGAGGCCGCGCATTATCGCGTCCTCGTGGAAAAGGTCGAAGGCTAA
- a CDS encoding putative HTH-type transcriptional regulator IscR (Evidence 3 : Putative function from multiple computational evidences; MaGe:77310947), which translates to MKVSHRATYGIMAAVDLAMNGKEVPIQARAIARRQAIPVRFLEQVLHAMKKAGLVDSTRGAQGGYLLLRSPAELSVADLLEALDGPVFHDASHNGTGPNRRDTREQLLLGSVWEKVHQAERNVLEAITIDQLVERQRALDQQRNPMYHI; encoded by the coding sequence ATGAAAGTATCGCATCGCGCAACGTATGGAATAATGGCTGCCGTTGACCTCGCCATGAATGGGAAGGAAGTCCCCATTCAGGCGCGGGCTATTGCGAGGCGGCAAGCGATCCCTGTGCGGTTTCTTGAGCAAGTGCTGCATGCCATGAAGAAAGCCGGTCTGGTCGATAGCACACGGGGGGCGCAGGGAGGCTATCTTCTCTTGCGTTCGCCCGCTGAACTGTCCGTGGCTGATCTGCTGGAGGCGCTCGATGGGCCGGTGTTTCATGATGCTTCGCACAATGGTACCGGGCCGAATCGGCGCGACACGAGAGAGCAACTCTTACTCGGAAGCGTGTGGGAGAAGGTGCATCAGGCCGAGCGGAATGTGCTCGAAGCGATTACGATAGACCAACTGGTTGAACGCCAACGAGCGCTCGATCAGCAGCGGAATCCCATGTATCACATCTAA
- a CDS encoding hypothetical protein (Evidence 5 : Unknown function; MaGe:77310948): MNEVSIAMKNASLDPSDDFYAVYLRCLTAWIGGLYIMARLIPTGIIKNESIASRNVWNNGCR, from the coding sequence ATGAATGAGGTGAGCATAGCTATGAAGAATGCTTCACTCGATCCATCGGATGATTTTTACGCGGTGTATTTGCGCTGCTTGACAGCTTGGATCGGCGGACTGTATATCATGGCGAGATTAATTCCTACCGGAATTATCAAGAATGAAAGTATCGCATCGCGCAACGTATGGAATAATGGCTGCCGTTGA
- a CDS encoding HTH8 domain-containing protein (MaGe:77310949): protein MSVPSSVISILLLTADTDVHIQFKAMFKDAVVTIAHDAASLPHDLPKRPFDIVVLESLAGQEHALQNLSTQINLSHALLITGPRSILKQAPAMIHMLSQHREPPPKSNGYDLSLEDFLDQKMGDFVKGMHTGAAKNLHPMLISAVERPLISSALRETQGNQIQAAELLGLNRNTLRKKITDLHIPLKRSRTKAARTL, encoded by the coding sequence ATGTCCGTTCCCTCATCGGTTATCTCTATCTTGCTGCTGACTGCGGACACCGACGTCCACATTCAGTTTAAGGCTATGTTCAAAGACGCCGTTGTGACCATCGCTCACGACGCAGCCTCATTGCCACATGATCTCCCTAAACGCCCGTTCGATATAGTCGTTCTAGAATCCCTCGCTGGACAGGAACACGCTCTCCAAAACCTTTCGACACAGATCAATCTCTCCCATGCGTTACTGATCACGGGGCCACGTAGCATCCTCAAGCAAGCACCGGCCATGATTCATATGCTGAGTCAGCACCGTGAGCCTCCTCCAAAAAGCAACGGATACGATCTTTCGTTGGAAGACTTTCTCGACCAGAAAATGGGCGACTTTGTAAAGGGAATGCATACCGGCGCTGCAAAAAATCTCCACCCCATGCTGATTTCCGCCGTGGAGCGCCCGCTGATCTCATCCGCTCTGCGGGAAACCCAAGGGAACCAAATCCAAGCGGCAGAGTTATTGGGGCTGAACCGGAATACCTTGAGGAAGAAAATTACCGATCTGCACATTCCCCTGAAACGGAGTCGCACAAAGGCCGCGCGCACCTTGTAA
- a CDS encoding 50S ribosomal protein L35 (MaGe:77310953): MKTKAKTHKGAKKRFSRTGSGKIVRRKAGKRHLLSHKKSDQKRRLSGTAVVDPTSTLSLNRLLPYN; encoded by the coding sequence ATGAAAACGAAAGCCAAGACACACAAAGGGGCCAAAAAGCGATTTTCCCGTACTGGGAGTGGGAAAATTGTCAGGCGGAAAGCCGGAAAACGCCATCTCTTGAGCCATAAGAAGAGCGATCAAAAGCGGCGGTTGAGCGGCACCGCTGTGGTGGATCCCACTTCCACCTTGTCTTTGAACCGCCTCTTGCCGTATAACTAA
- a CDS encoding hypothetical protein (Evidence 5 : Unknown function; MaGe:77310955) — protein MSQLLISIFYLDSDSYATRTYHHKANRQFIIIPLQPDQLQFVAMPSSHVQPRIPHRCGHFSNIAHRYRGTLVGITLSNSAPVIF, from the coding sequence TTGAGCCAGCTACTTATCTCTATCTTCTACCTCGACTCCGATTCGTACGCGACCAGGACCTATCACCACAAAGCTAACCGTCAATTTATCATCATACCTCTGCAACCAGACCAGTTACAGTTTGTGGCAATGCCGTCCTCACATGTGCAGCCTCGCATACCGCATCGATGTGGCCACTTCTCCAATATCGCACATCGGTACAGAGGTACTCTAGTCGGCATCACTCTCTCAAATTCAGCTCCCGTTATCTTTTGA